From one Humulus lupulus chromosome 8, drHumLupu1.1, whole genome shotgun sequence genomic stretch:
- the LOC133793924 gene encoding uncharacterized protein LOC133793924 encodes MRKRNKKSKTAVNVDPLRVVDGKLLMTFHKWLLGTIGNKYPRECFSGTHDAAWFLKLHTPRTWLSDSHLDAAFHLMRRRLEFYPNVYPQKCVVMPTIFPESLKGRWDAFPGSDYSRFSWDDSILDLVRGDAVQFLPSWQNKEFIYFALFLKDQMHWVAVEADLNGWMLNIFDSSIGSISENDLISLMVDWCTIFPSVLRQSGLFENHDVILAPQLTASESQVRPFDWKLIPREFVPQTKSR; translated from the exons atgaggaaaaggaataagaaatcgaagacagcagtgaatgtggatccattgagggttgttgatggtaaattacttatgacctttcacaagtggttgcttggcaccattgggaataaatatccgagggaatgcttctcagggacacacgatgctgcttggttcctgaaactgcatactccgaggacatggctttctgactct catttagatgcagcatttcatctcatgaggaggcgtctagaattttatcctaacgtgtaccctcagaaatgtgttgttatgcctacaatttttcccgaatcattgaagggtcggtgggacgcttttccaggttctgactactctagatttagttgggatgacagtatattggacctggttaggggtgatgcagtccagttcttaccgagttggcagaacaaggagttcatttattttgccctcttcttgaaagaccaaatgcattgggtagctgtagaggcagacctgaatgggtggatgctcaacatctttgactccagtattggatcaatttccgaaaacgatttgatcagcttgatggttgactggtgtaccattttcccgtcggtcttgcgacagtccggtttatttgagaaccatgacgttatactcgcgcctcagttgacagcatcagagagtcaggtcagacccttcgattggaaactcattccacgtgaattcgtaccgcaaacaaaatccaggtga
- the LOC133797946 gene encoding protein ZINC INDUCED FACILITATOR-LIKE 1-like, with the protein MEGNNDKDECREGLLLKEYYYHPDCPGCKVEQYKNLQQGFPFRDLFRIWAIVIASALPISSLFPFLYFMIRDLNVAKREEDIGFYAGYVGSSYMLGRALTSVLWGYVADRYGRKPVIIIGTFTVVIFNTLFGLSVNFWMALATRFLLGCLNGLLGPIKAYASELFREEYQAIGISTVSTAWGIGLIIGPALGGFLAQPADKYPNIISQNSFLGRFPYFLPCFCISIFALGVAIPCFWLPETLHNHSGNNRSSSSNLIEGLEAAHSFTFETENYKAEDHQKQTHSKKSLLKNWPLMSSIIVYSVFSLHDMAYSEIFSLWAVSPKKFGGLSYSTQNVGEVLAFSGCGLMVFQTLLYPYVENLIGPIMVSRIGGIISIPLLACYPFIALLSGFTVWILINIASLIKNVLCISIVTGMFILQNRAVDQDQRGAANGIAMTAMSLFKAVGPAAGGAIFSWAEKRLNAPILPGMQMVFFILNLVEAIGVLLTFKPFLIAPSVA; encoded by the exons ATGGAAGGAAATAATGATAAAGATGAGTGTAGAGAGGGGTTGCTTTTGAAGGAGTACTACTACCACCCCGACTGCCCAGGCTGCAAGGTTGAGCAATATAAAAATTTGCAACAAGGTTTCCCTTTTCGAGACCTCTTTCGCATATGGGCTATCGTCATCGCTAGTG CTTTGCCAATATCGTCTCTCTTTCCATTCCTCTATTTCATG ATTAGGGATTTAAATGTTGCTAAACGAGAGGAGGATATTGGATTCTATGCTGGTTATGTTG GATCTTCGTATATGTTGGGCAGAGCACTGACATCTGTTTTATGGGGATATGTGGCCGATCGCTATGGTAGAAAACCAGTCATAATAATAGGAACTTTCACAGT GGTTATTTTCAACACTTTGTTTGGACTTAGTGTGAACTTTTGGATGGCCCTAGCTACCCGGTTTCTTCTTGGATGTTTGAATGGTTTACTTGGCCCAATAAAG GCTTATGCAAGTGAATTATTCCGCGAAGAATACCAAGCTATAGGAATCTCAACG GTTAGTACGGCATGGGGCATAGGGTTGATCATAGGCCCGGCTTTGGGAGGCTTTTTAGCTCAG CCAGCAGACAAATATccaaatattatttcacaaaattcatTCCTTGGGAG GTTTCCATATTTCTTACCTTGCTTTTGTATATCAATTTTTGCTCTTGGAGTAGCTATTCCTTGTTTTTGGCTTCCG GAAACATTACACAATCACAGTGGAAATAACAGATCGTCAAGCAGTAACCTGATTGAAGGGTTGGAAGCAGCACATTCTTTCACTTTTGAGACTGAGAATTATAAAGCTGAGGATCATCAGAAGCAAACTCATTCCAAGAAAAGCCTTTTGAAAAATTGGCCCTTAATGTCATCTATAATTGTTTATTCAGTTTTCTCACTTCATGACATGGCATACTCAGAG attttCTCATTATGGGCTGTGAGTCCCAAAAAGTTTGGGGGCTTGAGTTACTCAACTCAGAATGTTGGTGAAGTTCTTGCTTTCTCAG GTTGTGGTCTAATGGTCTTCCAAACGCTATTATACCCGTACGTGGAAAATCTAATTGGCCCAATAATGGTCTCTCGTATTGGAGGG ATCATATCAATACCTCTATTGGCATGTTACCCATTCATAGCTTTGCTGTCAGGCTTCACCGTTTGGATCTTGATAAACATTGCATCACTGATAAAGAATGTCTTATGT ATCTCCATTGTCACTGGCATGTTCATTCTGCAAAACAGAGCAGTG GATCAAGATCAAAGAGGTGCTGCTAATGGCATTGCTATGACTGCAATGTCTTTATTTAAAGCTGTCGGTCCTGCTGCTGGTGGTGCAAT ATTCTCTTGGGCAGAAAAGCGTTTGAACGCACCCATCCTACCag GTATGCAGATGGTTTTCTTCATCCTCAATTTGGTTGAGGCCATCGGAGTGCTATTGACATTTAAACCATTTTTAATAGCACCTTCAGTTGcttaa